A segment of the Entomomonas moraniae genome:
CCGTAAAGGCTGGGCCAAGTAAATTATTTTTATTTATTTTCTTTATTCGAGCATCCATTACTTTAGTACGGTTCATCATATCTGCAATATTAGCTACTGGGATATTATGGAATCCTTCTACCAGTTTAGGATCAGGACGATTAACCTTTGTAAAAATTCTAAATCCAACATTAGAGGCGGTGTTTTCCTGCGCAATCGAAAATACTGAAAAGCAGGTTACCATAACAGAAAGAAAAATTTTGCATTTCATATTATTTTGCTTCATAAAACTCTCCAAGTTTAAATTTCTAAGTGCCCCTAGTCATTAGGAATAGCACACTGAGATTATAAGCTATCTTTATTTTTATAGATAACATACCTACTCATGGTTTTATGGTATAAATCAATTAATGGTAGAACTTTTAAAAATAGATATACATGGCTATATCCATCTTATTATTGGAACGATTACTTATTCTTATAGTTTTCTTATTACTATTTCATTTACTATGAGGAATGACAAAAAATATTTTCACTGTAGGCTCTCATAATTAATGAAATAACAAACTGTATATTTCCAAATATTATAACTTTATTGATATTATCAAATTGAGTCTACTCTTAGATAAAATGAAAAAAATAATATTTTTTCTCAAAATTGCTGTTTAATGTCTCAAAACTTATTTTAGACTAACTCATTGAGAATTTAATTTTAAGAATGTTTTTTGAAAATATATCCTTTTGGGTACACTCTATAAAAACATAGAGGTAAAATATTTACCCTTAAATGTCGCATTGTAGCGTTAACCAGAGAGTTTATCACTTAAAAAAGTGCTTAGCATAATTATTAGAGATATAGCACCTCTTAATCTATAGGCCTAGCCTTCTATATAACTTTATATCAGCTATTTATTAATGGTTTTCTCAATACCTTTAATAGCACATTTATTATCAAACTCAGACCCACCCATACCAGCTACACCTACGGCCCCAATGACCTGGTCTTTGTATATAACGGGTGCCCCACCTCCAAGTAAAAGTAATTCATTGACAGTGGTTAAATTAGCCATTTCAGGGTTATCTTGAGCTTTTTTCATTAATTCATAGGTGTTAGATTTAGTAGATAAAGCCGTATATGCTTTGCGCTGTGCAGCTAAAGTATTATGTGGGCCTACATTATCGCCTCTCATTACTATAACAATATTACCTGCACTATCAACAACAGACACAGTACCTGTTTTACCCAGCTTGTTGCACTCAGCAAGGATATTTCTTCCCAAGTTATTAGCTAATGACAATTTCATTTCATACTTTTGTATTGGCTCAAACGTTTCTGCAAAGCAAGGAATACCCATTACTAATAAGTATGTTAACAAACTTTTTTTCATCAATTCACCATGATTAAGATTTAAATATTGAAAACTAATTATAATATTAAAACCATGCTATATTAGCATTTAAAAATACTTTAGATAACTAACGACTTTCGTAGCATTCCACTATTTAACCCAGACTATATATTATATTGGGAATAATAAAGCGCAATGAAAAATGTTAAAAACTCAACATATTTATAAGGATACCTAAATGAATAAAATTAACTTGTTTCTTTTAAGCTTTATAAGCTGCTTGTCATTCATTGCGAATGCGGGGCCTAACCCTCTAAGTGTTCATGTATTAAATTTACAAAATGGTTTACCTTCCAGCGGCATAGAAGTTAAACTTGAACAAAGGACAGAAAATGGCTGGAAACTATTAAACTCAGCAATAACTAATGAACAAGGACGTATAACTGATTTATACCCTGAGGGTGAAAAAATCGACTCAAAAGCTACTTACAAAGTAACTTTTGAAACTGGTAAATGGTTTGAAAAAAATAAGACGGAAACATTTTTTCCAGAAGTACCTGTTATATTCAAAGCAAATGGCAATTTAAAGCATTACCATATACCGCTCTTACTCAGCCCTTATGGATACTCAACTTATAGGGGAAATTAACTTGTGTCATATGAGCTGCCCTCATTTTGGTGGGCAGCTATTTTACGCTGTAAAGTAAAGTGTTAGTTCTCACAATTGCTGAAATATTCAGCACCTGTTTTATAATGGTTGTAGCAATTCTTGAGATTTTCTCACTTATCCGCCAATAAACAAATTTTGCTACCTACTTTGTGCAATCTCACATAACCTGAAATTGCTTGAAAAGGGTTACATCCAGGTGATACTTTCGTACAGCCTACGATAGGATTCCAAGTACGTTCAGTCCATTCAATCTTACTTTTGGTAGCCATAGAAAAAGTCTAATCTTCATTAAAGTTCATATATCAGCACAGGTTATTGTATTGTTAATTAAAAGATAAAAGAAGAAGAGTTAGTACAACCCATTAGCAATATATGTTTTTTTGAGGTGATTAAAATACAAAAAAGCTAATATTTGAGACTATTTTGCATTTATTAAAATGTTTTCAATTATTTTTATAGTACGCTTTGATAACTTTTACTTAAGTAATTTTGAGAAAAATTATTAATACTTATGAGAAACCATTTCACTTATTATGAGAAATGGTTTCACTATTTTGAGAATTTATTTCATTAATTATAGCTTACATAAACTTATCAATTTGAAATCATACCCACATACAAAATGATAAAAACAACATAATTCTCATTTAAAGTGAAAATAAATCAGGCAGTCCGTTAAGAGCGAACAGCAGACATTAGCCTATCTATTAAAATGACATTAATAATAGATAAACCCACACTTTAGTGGAGAGTTATTTTAAATTATTTATACCATTTATTTTCAAATTGAACGGTATAAATAATTTAAATGAGTATGTTTTCTTACAGAATTATAGTAAATTTCAGTGTACCATAAGATCATTGATTTAGCCTGAGCAATATTTTCGAGTTTATGTTGGTATATCCATTCTGTTTTAAGGGTATGAAAGAAGCTTTGAGCCACTGTATTATCTTAAACGCATATCACTCAAGGTGTGTTTATTTAGTAGGGGCTGGCCTTCATCAAGTTTTTTGTAATATGATTAATCGAGATTAATTTTTTCCATTGCTAAGTGCTTAAAATCTATCCCCTTAATCAAGAGAATAGACTTTATACAGCAATAGATAAAAGTGTTTTTCTATTGGTTTGGACTGTATGAGTATTTTCCCTTTTAAGAATACGATTTAATACCAATGCTTCTAAATCTGCTAATTCATGCGTCAACCTATGACGTGAGCGAGCTAGATTAACATTTAAATCTAAACCTATTTGCCCTTCTTCAATCAAAACAATACGATCTGCCAAAATTACTGCTTCACTAACATCGTGTGTTACCAGTACGACTGTAAACTGGTGTTGCTGCCAGAGCTTTTCTATCAATTGTTGCATTTCTATTCTTGTCAGTGCATCCAATGCACCAAGGGGTTCATCTAGCAAGAGCAAATTTGGTTTATGCACCAGCGCACGCGCCAAAGCGACACGTTGTTTTTGCCCTCCTGACAAGGTGGATGGCCAAACATCTGCTTTATCGGTCAAGCCAACAGACTCTAAAGCTTTATAAGCAGCTTTACGCCATTGTCCTGAGAGCCCTAAGCCAATATTATCTATAACCTTTTTCCATGGCAATAAACGATCATCTTGAAACATAAGTCGTGTATTAACATCCGCTTTTTGGATCGGTTGGTGATTAAATAATAATTGTCCCTGTGATGCCTTCTCTAAACCAGCTAACAGGCGTAGCAGAGTACTTTTGCCACAACCACTGCGTCCAACAACAGCAACAAACTGCCCTGGAGTAATAGTCAAATTGATATTATTAATAATATTTTTCTGTCCAAATTGTTTATGGAGTTGATTTAAGATAATCGCTACACCTGATTGTTTCATTGTATTACTCCTGTCTGATAAGTGGGATGCCAACGTAAGCAAATGCGTTCTAGCGCGCGTGCCATCACATCGGCTAGTTTGCCTAATATGGCATATAAGATAATAATAAATACCACAACATCTGTTTGCAAAAACTCCCGTGCATTCATCGCTAAGTAACCAATTCCCTCGTTAGCTGAAATGGTTTCTGCGACAATTAACGTTAACCACATAAAACCTAATGAAAATCGAACACCTACCAAAATTGAAGGCAATGCTCCTGGCAAAATAACGTGAATAAACAGTTTTATACCTGAAAGACCATAACTGCGAGCCATTTCCAACAAATCTTGATCGATTTGCTTAATACCATGGTACGTATTAAGGTAAATGGGGAATAACGCGCCTAAAGCCACCAAAAATATTTTAGAGGCCTCATCAATACCAAACCAAAGAATAACCAATGGGATAAGTGCTAAATGTGGAATATTACGAATCATTTGAACCGTACTGTCTAAAAGCTTTTCACCCCATAAAGACAACCCTGTAACCAATCCCAACAATAACCCAACCCCACCGCCAATCATAAATCCGATAGAAGCACGCCAAGTACTCACAGCTAGATTTTGCCATAACGCGCCGGTGTGAGTTAATTCCCAACCTGCTTCAACAATAGCACTAGGAGCTGGTAAGGTACGATTGGCAATCCATCCCAATTCTGATCCTACTTGCCAAACAATCAACAAACTTAATGGAACAACCCAAGGTAGTATTTTTTTTACAAACCAATTCTTTACTGACATTTTAAGTCTCCTTAGTTTGAATGTGCTTGGTCTGAGGGTGAAGAACTTTCAGGAGACCAAATAATCTCTCCCACAGTTAATTTCTTAGGTATTAATTTCAGATCATAAAAAGTATCTGCAATTTTTTGCTGATACTTGATAACGTCCGGTGTAATATACTGCGTTCCATATTTTTTGCGAGTTACAGCAAGAGAGGTGGCCTCTTTTGATAACCCTATTACTGGGGCAATAATATCTGTTACTTCTTCTGGCTTATTGGTTGGCCAATCACCTATTTTTTGTAACTCTTCAACCAAGGCTGTTAAGATTTGTGGATTTTTTTCTGCATAAGAACGGCTTGCAATATAAAACTGGTAATTGTCTACAATCCCCGTACCATCCCTTAGGTTCTGAGCCTGAATTTGTGTTTCTGCAGCAGCTTGAAAAGGATCCCAAATAGCCCAAGCATCTACTTGATTACTTTCAAACGCCACACGCGCATCAGAAGGTGTTAAATAAACAGGCTTAATATCACTGTATTTTAAACCCACTTCATCTAGCGCCTTGACTAATAAATAATGGACATTTGAGCCTTTATTAAGTGCTACTCTTTTACCTTTTAATTCAGCCACTGACTTTATGGTTGATCCTTTAGGTACTAAAATAGCTTCACTTTTAGGTGCGGCTATTTCATTGGCTACGTACACAAGATCTGCATTCGCTGCTTGCGCAAAAATTGGTGGTGTCTCACCCACTGTTCCAAAATCAATACTACCGACATTTAACCCTTCAAGAAGCTGCGGCCCCGCAGGAAATTCAATCCATTTTATTTTTATTCCTTCTTTAGCTAAGCGCTCGTCTAATGTGCTTCTATTTTTTAACAGTACCAAATTACCATATTTTTGATACCCTATTCTTAGCTCTTTTGTTTGTTGTTCATTAGCAATTACTTGCAAAGAAAGAATGGTTAAAACAATAACAATAATGGCTTTTAGTAAATAATTTGCTTGCATTTTAATCTCCCCAATCACTGTAATTATTGCTCATCTAGTAAAAAGTTGATTCAGTACTTAAATTCAGTATGCAAAAAAAAATCATTTAAGAAAAAGAATAAAAGGCACTTTATATATTTCCTTTAGTTATAATAAAAAATGATTTTATAATTTGTTGCTATATAAACACTTGATTAACAATATTGTTGCTAATGCAACACTTATCACTTACTAAATATTTACATTAATCACATTATCAAAATAATTTATTCATACTTATCAATATGTTAAAAATTTCTCTCTCTTCTTGATGCATTGGCATGCATTTTGTTTATATCCAATCATTCTAAATAAAGTTTAATTTAGTCAATTTAAGAATATTTAACTGTGTAAACATAAAAGAGGAATTTAAAATGAGCCAAGAAATATTTTGGTTTTTACCCACGTCTGGTGATACACGCTATTTAGGTGAATCAGAAACAGCAAGGCCAGCTACCATTCAATATATGAGCCAAATCGCTCTAGCGGCTGAAAACTTGGGCTATGATGGACTATTAATACCGAATGGAACAGGCTGTTTAGATCCTTGGATTACAGCAGCAACTCTCGCTCCCGTTACACATAAAATTAAACTACTTGTTGCATTACGTACCTCTGCTGGCAATCCAACGGTCATCGCTCGCCAAACAGCGGCATTAGATCAAGCCTTAAAGGGCCGACTATTACTCAATATTGTTGCAGGTGGTGATGAGAAAGAATTAGCTACCGAGGGTATTTTTCTCAATCATGACCAACGCTATGAAATCACAAATGAGTTTATTACTGTTTGGCGTGACTTATTGACAGGAAAAACCGTTGACTACCAAGGTCAATATATTCAAGTAAAACAGGCGCGTAATATCTTTGAAACGATTCAAAAACCTTACCCACCTCTCTACTTTGGTGGCTCCTCAAATATTGCACATGATATTGCGGCCAAGCAGGTAGATGCTTATTTAACATGGGGAGAACCTCCCGCGGCTGTGGCTGAAAAAATTGATGATGTTCGAACACGTGCTGCAAAACTGGGACGCACGGTTAAATTTGGCGTTCGCTTACAAGTTATTGTTAGAGAAACCAATGAGGAGGCATGGGCAGAAGCAGAGCGACTCATTAGCCGATTAGATGACAAAACCATTGCTAATGCACAAGCTAATTTTGCGAAAATGGATTCAGTAGGGCAGCAAAGAATTACAGCATTGCATCAAGGTAAACGTGAGAAACTAGAAATAAGCCCTAATCTCTGGGCAGGTGTTGGTTTAGTTAGAGGAGGTGCTGGTACCGCTTTAGTAGGTGATCCTGAAACCGTAGCCGCGCGCCTCAAAGAATATGCAGATTTAGGGGTTGATACTTTCGTTTTATCGGGTTACCCCCATTTAGAAGAATCCATTCGATTTGCAGAACTTGTTTTCCCTCTTTTACCGGGAAAAAAAGGCGTTAATATTGTGGCCAATGCCACCGGAGGAGCATTTGACACAAAGCCAATTGCCGTGGCTAGTTAAAGATTTAGAAAAACTCCCTTGATTGAAAGATCAAGGGGGATATTAGCAACCCAATCAAAAAAAACTAAGATGATATACCTATTATTTATAGCAATTAGCTATAACAACATAATAATAAATTCTTTTTAGTTATTTATTTACTCGCATAGACTGATTATGCATTACTGATACCATAAGGATACTTTGTATGTTTATTGTTGCCATTGGCGGAAGCCCCAATCAAAAATCACGCTCCAGCGAATTATTGAATTACAGTATCGACTACCTTGAACATCATGGTATTGAAAGCTATACGGTCACTGCTCACGATTTCGTGGCCGAAGACCTATTGTATGCCAACTTCAATAGCCCCAGTATAAAATTGCTGAACGAAAAAATTGCCAAAGCAGATGGAATTATCATCGCAACCCCTATTTATAAAGCCGCTTACAGCGGCGTATTAAAAACTATCTTAGATTTAATCGCAGAACGCGGTTTGTTAAATAAAATAATACTCCCCATTGCCACAGCAGGCACTCATAACCATTTTCTTGCCCTAGACTATGCGCTTCGACCAATCATTACCGCACTTAAGGCCAAAGAAATTCTACACGGTATTTTCGCCACTGATAATCAGATTCAATACGCCACATCAACACAACCGCTATTGTTTGATCCCTCACTAAAAGCTCGGTTAATTGAGTCATTGAATGAATTTATCGCAACCCTTCACCATCAAAAAACAAACACACTAGCCATTCATCCTCTGTTAGCTGAAGC
Coding sequences within it:
- a CDS encoding integrase core domain-containing protein, encoding MAQSFFHTLKTEWIYQHKLENIAQAKSMILWYTEIYYNSVRKHTHLNYLYRSI
- a CDS encoding DUF5131 family protein, with the translated sequence MATKSKIEWTERTWNPIVGCTKVSPGCNPFQAISGYVRLHKVGSKICLLADK
- the ssuB gene encoding aliphatic sulfonates ABC transporter ATP-binding protein; the encoded protein is MKQSGVAIILNQLHKQFGQKNIINNINLTITPGQFVAVVGRSGCGKSTLLRLLAGLEKASQGQLLFNHQPIQKADVNTRLMFQDDRLLPWKKVIDNIGLGLSGQWRKAAYKALESVGLTDKADVWPSTLSGGQKQRVALARALVHKPNLLLLDEPLGALDALTRIEMQQLIEKLWQQHQFTVVLVTHDVSEAVILADRIVLIEEGQIGLDLNVNLARSRHRLTHELADLEALVLNRILKRENTHTVQTNRKTLLSIAV
- the uraH gene encoding hydroxyisourate hydrolase, encoding MNKINLFLLSFISCLSFIANAGPNPLSVHVLNLQNGLPSSGIEVKLEQRTENGWKLLNSAITNEQGRITDLYPEGEKIDSKATYKVTFETGKWFEKNKTETFFPEVPVIFKANGNLKHYHIPLLLSPYGYSTYRGN
- the ssuC gene encoding aliphatic sulfonate ABC transporter permease SsuC is translated as MSVKNWFVKKILPWVVPLSLLIVWQVGSELGWIANRTLPAPSAIVEAGWELTHTGALWQNLAVSTWRASIGFMIGGGVGLLLGLVTGLSLWGEKLLDSTVQMIRNIPHLALIPLVILWFGIDEASKIFLVALGALFPIYLNTYHGIKQIDQDLLEMARSYGLSGIKLFIHVILPGALPSILVGVRFSLGFMWLTLIVAETISANEGIGYLAMNAREFLQTDVVVFIIILYAILGKLADVMARALERICLRWHPTYQTGVIQ
- a CDS encoding GlcG/HbpS family heme-binding protein, yielding MKKSLLTYLLVMGIPCFAETFEPIQKYEMKLSLANNLGRNILAECNKLGKTGTVSVVDSAGNIVIVMRGDNVGPHNTLAAQRKAYTALSTKSNTYELMKKAQDNPEMANLTTVNELLLLGGGAPVIYKDQVIGAVGVAGMGGSEFDNKCAIKGIEKTINK
- the ssuD gene encoding FMNH2-dependent alkanesulfonate monooxygenase — protein: MSQEIFWFLPTSGDTRYLGESETARPATIQYMSQIALAAENLGYDGLLIPNGTGCLDPWITAATLAPVTHKIKLLVALRTSAGNPTVIARQTAALDQALKGRLLLNIVAGGDEKELATEGIFLNHDQRYEITNEFITVWRDLLTGKTVDYQGQYIQVKQARNIFETIQKPYPPLYFGGSSNIAHDIAAKQVDAYLTWGEPPAAVAEKIDDVRTRAAKLGRTVKFGVRLQVIVRETNEEAWAEAERLISRLDDKTIANAQANFAKMDSVGQQRITALHQGKREKLEISPNLWAGVGLVRGGAGTALVGDPETVAARLKEYADLGVDTFVLSGYPHLEESIRFAELVFPLLPGKKGVNIVANATGGAFDTKPIAVAS
- a CDS encoding sulfonate ABC transporter substrate-binding protein, whose product is MQANYLLKAIIVIVLTILSLQVIANEQQTKELRIGYQKYGNLVLLKNRSTLDERLAKEGIKIKWIEFPAGPQLLEGLNVGSIDFGTVGETPPIFAQAANADLVYVANEIAAPKSEAILVPKGSTIKSVAELKGKRVALNKGSNVHYLLVKALDEVGLKYSDIKPVYLTPSDARVAFESNQVDAWAIWDPFQAAAETQIQAQNLRDGTGIVDNYQFYIASRSYAEKNPQILTALVEELQKIGDWPTNKPEEVTDIIAPVIGLSKEATSLAVTRKKYGTQYITPDVIKYQQKIADTFYDLKLIPKKLTVGEIIWSPESSSPSDQAHSN
- the ssuE gene encoding NADPH-dependent FMN reductase, translating into MFIVAIGGSPNQKSRSSELLNYSIDYLEHHGIESYTVTAHDFVAEDLLYANFNSPSIKLLNEKIAKADGIIIATPIYKAAYSGVLKTILDLIAERGLLNKIILPIATAGTHNHFLALDYALRPIITALKAKEILHGIFATDNQIQYATSTQPLLFDPSLKARLIESLNEFIATLHHQKTNTLAIHPLLAEAI